The Vibrio astriarenae genome contains a region encoding:
- the surA gene encoding peptidylprolyl isomerase SurA, producing MWNKTLLSLAAACSFAAATVNAQPVAMDKVAVIVNEGVILQSDIDTAMKTLRANNADNPQALPSADILREQVIEKLVIDTLQQQEAERIGVRIDDNRLNEAIADIAASNNQSVEQLTQSVAKEGLTYATFREQVRKEIAASEARNALVRSRINILPAEVDNLAELLAEETNATVQYNISHIQLRFSDTEDRAELEKQANELVAELEAGADFANMAYTYSKGPRALEGGDWGWMRKEEMPTIFADQIKLQNKGSIIGPFRSGVGFHILKIDDVKGLETVAVTEVNARHILIKPTVILSDEGVLRELSNITERIESGDATFGEMAQQYSQDPGSAAKDGELGFQTPDLYVPEFKHQVETLPAGQISEPFKTVHGWHIVEVMERREVDRTDSALKNRAYGILFNRKFNEEASAWVQELRASAFVEEVTDSDDES from the coding sequence ATGTGGAATAAAACTCTACTAAGCCTAGCTGCAGCATGCAGCTTTGCTGCTGCAACCGTAAACGCACAACCTGTCGCGATGGATAAAGTAGCGGTTATCGTCAACGAAGGCGTTATCTTGCAAAGTGATATCGACACCGCAATGAAAACACTGCGTGCCAATAACGCAGATAACCCGCAAGCATTACCAAGCGCGGACATCTTGCGTGAACAGGTGATTGAAAAGCTGGTGATTGATACTTTACAGCAGCAAGAAGCAGAGCGTATTGGCGTGCGTATTGATGACAACCGCCTCAATGAGGCGATTGCGGATATCGCGGCGAGCAATAACCAATCGGTTGAGCAGCTGACTCAATCGGTTGCTAAAGAGGGGCTGACTTACGCTACGTTTCGCGAGCAAGTGCGCAAAGAAATTGCCGCCAGTGAAGCAAGAAATGCGCTCGTTCGTAGCCGAATCAATATCTTGCCAGCTGAGGTAGATAACTTGGCAGAACTTCTTGCTGAAGAAACCAATGCGACGGTTCAGTACAACATCAGCCATATTCAACTGCGCTTTAGCGACACTGAAGACCGAGCAGAGCTAGAGAAGCAAGCAAATGAATTGGTTGCGGAACTCGAAGCTGGCGCAGACTTCGCCAATATGGCCTACACCTATTCAAAAGGCCCTCGAGCACTAGAAGGCGGTGATTGGGGCTGGATGCGTAAAGAAGAGATGCCAACGATTTTTGCTGACCAAATTAAACTGCAAAACAAAGGCAGTATCATCGGTCCATTCCGCAGTGGTGTCGGCTTCCATATTCTGAAAATTGATGACGTCAAAGGTTTAGAGACCGTCGCGGTCACTGAAGTTAACGCTCGACATATCCTCATTAAACCGACGGTTATCCTTAGCGATGAAGGCGTTCTTCGTGAGCTTAGCAATATCACTGAGCGTATTGAGTCTGGTGATGCCACGTTTGGTGAAATGGCTCAGCAATACAGCCAAGACCCTGGCTCGGCGGCAAAAGATGGTGAACTGGGCTTCCAGACGCCAGATCTTTACGTACCAGAATTCAAACACCAAGTAGAAACTCTTCCTGCGGGACAAATCAGTGAGCCATTCAAGACCGTACACGGCTGGCACATCGTCGAAGTAATGGAACGTCGTGAAGTTGACCGCACTGACTCAGCGCTTAAGAACCGAGCCTACGGTATCTTGTTTAACCGTAAATTTAACGAAGAAGCTAGCGCTTGGGTGCAAGAGCTGCGTGCTAGTGCCTTTGTTGAAGAAGTGACGGACAGTGATGATGAAAGCTAA